From a region of the Mucilaginibacter auburnensis genome:
- a CDS encoding S8 family serine peptidase — translation MTKNYLAVYCFFLIVFAQSATAQRQLVTETARQQLNSIATDAANRFSILKQRAIADAPGKGWAVERLTINGGIISLQGIDSLGFPVYLVTHNNTTAAATSGTNQLQPGGSAGLNLSGSSAFLNGKFAMWDGGNILVTHQEFNGKTITLGDNSSAIDHATHVAGTLTAKGVYAPAKGMAFGANTLSTFDFNNDIAEMSAAASNLLLSNHSYGEVGGWNYNSSDLRWEWSGLPGDNVDYKFGFYGQRTRDFDRIAHNAPYYLIVESAGNNRNSNGPAVGQPYYGYASAANQSFVNKGPRPADISNNDGYDIITVTGNAKNILTVGAINPLPFGPSIGSDISIASFSSWGPTDDGRIKPDLVADGVNMLSTSSNGVQSYSMLSGTSFSAPTVTGSLLLLQEYYAQKNGSNFMRAATLKGLACHTALDAGRPGPDYIYGWGLLNMPKAAQAITENGDKSVISERVLTQGQLQTFTVTASGNGPLIATISWTDVEGAPTTEGTINSRVPKLINDLDIRISDGVNTFRPWVLDPSQPSQPAIQGDNILDNIEQIYIPGAVPGKNYIVTISNKGTLQGGSQAYSVIITGIGGSGYCASSPTSAADSRINQLTFSNINYLAQTGCTSYTDNTGLTVQLERGKTYPLNLTLGTCGNNFNKAAKIFIDWNSNGTFEANELAATSTVVNGTAIFNTNIIVPGTVVPDNYSLMRVVLVETNDVATIQACGSYAKGETQDYRVRFIQTATDVGVKEIIDPQASGTCSGVTPVTVKVKNYGSAVVNNFPVTVTIKSGNNLITTITENYIGTLGPLEEDNFTLNSTFNAVAGVTYTITAVTRLADDGITVNDSATETTQVLSTPPPASLSALYCTDTKRYILNGQGDGQLFWYQNANDALPIAYGQNAFTSTAPVNNTFYAGLNDFRALVGPATKNVFSAGGYNQFTSSVFVTTAVPLVIQSARLYIGNSGAITFNVQDANGQVVSTTTIFATATRRNPAPGPLSDDPTDAGRIYNLNLTLPAAGKYTISVVYEGNATLYRSNGGVFGYPYKAGDVFSISGNDATAATDAEYYKNFYYYFYNMRVRSLGCASSQRKAVTLTTPVVTQISPTTLQSNFTAGNQWYLDGNLIEGATAQTYNAVQSGNYTVSVLSATGCNVMSDTFAFALKAINPDKNTEIGLAMFPVPANRVLNILMETKTAQKLTIDLINSAGKTVFRYTKDVAAGPFSTLLDVSQYPPGTYVVRVVLGQADYSKKVIISR, via the coding sequence ATGACCAAAAATTATCTTGCCGTTTACTGTTTTTTCTTAATCGTTTTTGCTCAATCTGCAACGGCGCAGCGTCAGCTAGTTACAGAAACCGCCCGACAGCAACTGAATAGTATTGCAACAGATGCAGCTAACAGATTTTCTATTTTAAAGCAACGTGCCATTGCTGATGCGCCGGGCAAAGGATGGGCAGTTGAGCGGCTAACCATAAACGGTGGGATTATTTCTCTTCAGGGGATAGATTCATTAGGTTTTCCGGTTTACCTTGTTACGCATAACAATACAACAGCCGCAGCTACAAGCGGAACCAACCAACTACAGCCGGGCGGTTCTGCCGGACTCAATCTTTCGGGATCAAGCGCATTTCTGAATGGTAAGTTTGCCATGTGGGATGGCGGGAACATACTTGTTACACATCAGGAATTTAATGGAAAAACAATAACGCTTGGTGATAATAGCAGTGCAATAGATCATGCTACGCACGTAGCCGGTACACTAACCGCTAAAGGCGTATATGCTCCCGCTAAAGGGATGGCATTTGGCGCAAACACGCTGTCTACTTTTGATTTTAATAATGATATTGCCGAAATGAGTGCGGCGGCTTCTAACCTGCTGCTATCTAATCACTCATACGGTGAAGTAGGTGGATGGAATTATAATAGCAGCGACCTTAGATGGGAATGGTCTGGATTGCCCGGAGATAATGTTGATTACAAATTTGGTTTTTATGGCCAGCGCACCCGTGATTTTGACCGGATAGCGCATAACGCGCCATATTATTTGATAGTTGAGTCGGCCGGTAATAACCGTAATAGCAACGGCCCGGCAGTTGGTCAGCCTTACTATGGGTACGCAAGCGCTGCTAATCAAAGTTTTGTAAACAAAGGTCCGCGCCCGGCAGATATCAGTAATAACGACGGCTATGATATTATTACTGTTACCGGAAATGCAAAGAATATATTAACAGTTGGCGCCATTAATCCGCTTCCCTTTGGTCCGTCAATAGGCAGCGATATTTCAATTGCCAGCTTTAGCAGCTGGGGGCCAACTGATGACGGAAGGATAAAACCCGATCTGGTTGCTGATGGTGTGAATATGCTTTCAACAAGCAGCAATGGTGTTCAATCTTACAGTATGCTTTCGGGTACATCATTTTCTGCGCCAACAGTTACCGGGTCATTGCTTTTGTTGCAGGAATATTACGCTCAAAAAAACGGCAGTAACTTTATGCGTGCTGCCACCTTAAAGGGGCTTGCCTGCCATACAGCCCTGGATGCCGGCCGGCCTGGTCCTGATTATATTTATGGCTGGGGCTTGCTAAACATGCCTAAGGCAGCACAGGCAATCACAGAGAATGGCGACAAGAGCGTGATCAGCGAGCGTGTGCTTACGCAGGGGCAATTGCAAACATTCACAGTTACTGCATCTGGTAACGGTCCTTTAATCGCAACAATTTCATGGACGGATGTTGAAGGGGCGCCAACCACCGAAGGAACCATAAACAGCCGTGTGCCTAAATTGATCAATGACCTGGATATCAGGATAAGCGATGGCGTTAATACTTTTCGTCCCTGGGTATTAGACCCATCTCAACCGTCGCAGCCAGCCATACAGGGCGATAATATTCTTGACAACATTGAGCAGATATACATACCGGGAGCTGTGCCGGGCAAAAACTATATAGTAACTATTTCTAACAAGGGAACATTACAGGGCGGATCACAAGCTTATTCTGTTATTATTACCGGAATTGGTGGTAGCGGATATTGTGCATCATCGCCAACTTCGGCGGCCGACTCACGTATTAACCAGCTAACATTTTCAAATATTAATTACTTAGCACAAACGGGTTGTACATCATATACAGACAATACCGGTCTAACCGTTCAGTTAGAGCGTGGCAAAACTTACCCGCTAAATTTAACCTTAGGCACTTGCGGAAATAATTTCAATAAGGCAGCAAAAATTTTTATAGACTGGAATAGTAACGGCACATTTGAAGCGAATGAACTGGCAGCCACAAGTACGGTGGTGAATGGAACAGCTATATTTAATACCAATATTATTGTGCCCGGTACTGTTGTGCCTGATAATTATAGTTTGATGCGCGTGGTCTTAGTTGAAACCAACGATGTTGCAACCATACAAGCTTGCGGCAGTTATGCCAAAGGCGAAACGCAGGATTACCGGGTACGCTTTATACAAACCGCTACCGATGTTGGCGTAAAAGAAATTATAGACCCACAGGCTTCCGGAACGTGCAGCGGTGTAACGCCGGTTACGGTTAAAGTGAAAAATTATGGCAGCGCTGTTGTTAACAATTTTCCGGTTACTGTGACTATAAAGTCTGGTAATAATTTAATAACAACCATAACCGAAAACTACATAGGAACCCTGGGCCCGCTTGAGGAAGACAACTTCACGTTAAATAGCACATTTAATGCTGTTGCAGGCGTTACTTATACTATTACCGCAGTAACACGCTTAGCAGATGATGGTATAACTGTCAATGATTCTGCTACCGAAACCACACAGGTTTTGAGTACCCCGCCGCCGGCATCACTTTCTGCCTTATATTGCACTGACACGAAACGTTATATACTAAATGGCCAGGGGGATGGACAGTTATTTTGGTACCAAAACGCTAATGATGCGCTGCCTATAGCTTATGGTCAGAACGCCTTTACTTCAACAGCACCGGTAAACAATACTTTTTATGCCGGTTTGAATGATTTCAGAGCCTTGGTTGGCCCCGCCACCAAAAACGTTTTTTCGGCAGGTGGGTATAATCAATTTACATCTTCTGTTTTTGTTACAACTGCGGTACCGCTTGTGATTCAAAGTGCGCGTTTGTACATCGGAAATTCGGGCGCCATAACTTTTAATGTTCAGGATGCCAATGGTCAGGTTGTTTCTACTACAACAATTTTTGCTACAGCAACACGCAGAAACCCTGCGCCCGGTCCCTTGAGTGATGACCCAACAGATGCGGGCAGAATTTATAATCTAAACCTTACCTTGCCTGCGGCAGGAAAGTACACAATTAGCGTTGTTTATGAAGGCAATGCTACCCTGTACAGAAGCAACGGGGGGGTATTTGGATACCCGTATAAAGCCGGTGATGTCTTTAGCATATCGGGTAATGACGCCACCGCTGCCACAGACGCAGAGTATTACAAAAACTTTTACTATTACTTCTATAACATGCGTGTCAGGAGCCTGGGATGTGCGTCGTCGCAACGCAAGGCTGTTACGCTGACAACACCGGTTGTTACACAAATATCACCAACAACATTACAATCAAATTTCACTGCCGGAAACCAATGGTATCTTGATGGTAATTTAATTGAAGGTGCAACAGCACAAACGTACAACGCAGTTCAAAGTGGTAATTACACCGTTAGCGTTTTAAGCGCTACCGGATGTAACGTAATGTCAGACACTTTTGCCTTTGCTTTAAAAGCAATTAACCCTGATAAAAACACCGAAATTGGCTTGGCCATGTTCCCTGTACCTGCTAACAGGGTGCTAAATATTTTGATGGAAACTAAAACGGCGCAAAAACTAACCATTGATCTGATCAACAGCGCAGGCAAAACTGTTTTCAGGTACACCAAGGATGTTGCAGCAGGTCCATTTAGTACCCTGCTTGATGTTTCTCAGTATCCTCCGGGAACATATGTTGTAAGAGTGGTACTTGGCCAGGCCGATTACTCTAAAAAGGTTATTATATCACGCTGA
- a CDS encoding MarR family winged helix-turn-helix transcriptional regulator → MAGNIRHQETIDYYLKIVWQTMANKYNLIVADFGITQAIGYLLINIDEKEGTTVSQAAALLGLKSTSLSRMLNQLEQNGLIYRELNKGDRRSVKIYLTPLGIEKRKQARVVVKQFNAYLNKHISEGDREYLMNLLKKINRLTINYKPEDPL, encoded by the coding sequence ATGGCCGGTAACATCAGACACCAGGAAACTATTGATTATTATTTAAAGATTGTTTGGCAAACAATGGCCAATAAATATAATCTCATCGTGGCTGATTTTGGTATAACGCAAGCCATTGGCTACTTGCTTATCAATATTGATGAGAAAGAGGGTACAACAGTTTCACAGGCTGCCGCTTTACTCGGGCTAAAGTCAACCAGTTTATCGCGTATGTTAAATCAGCTTGAGCAAAACGGGCTAATTTACAGGGAGCTTAACAAAGGCGACCGCCGTTCGGTAAAGATATATTTAACTCCGCTTGGTATAGAAAAACGAAAACAGGCCAGGGTAGTTGTAAAACAGTTTAACGCTTATTTAAATAAACATATTAGCGAGGGCGATAGGGAGTATTTAATGAACCTGCTGAAAAAGATCAATCGCCTTACAATAAATTATAAGCCCGAAGATCCTTTGTAA
- a CDS encoding FKBP-type peptidyl-prolyl cis-trans isomerase, with protein MNRIAVTVLALFFCFTACRKTDVGSAAEKAQAIIDDKIIADYLAANPGLNAKRVDTTGVYYIVVDPGTVNTIFTTSTYVTVGYTGRVLTTGQVFAESGTFNPSFTLGSAIRGWRIGIPQIKKGGKVRLLLPSRYAYGPYAQPQLGVTYGLKDGLPGNLVLDFDISLYDAVN; from the coding sequence ATGAACAGGATAGCTGTAACAGTATTAGCTTTGTTTTTTTGCTTTACTGCATGCCGTAAAACTGATGTTGGATCGGCAGCTGAAAAGGCTCAGGCGATAATTGATGATAAGATAATTGCTGATTACCTGGCAGCTAATCCGGGTTTGAATGCTAAAAGAGTTGATACCACAGGCGTTTATTACATTGTAGTAGACCCGGGTACAGTAAATACAATTTTTACTACATCAACTTATGTTACAGTGGGCTACACCGGACGCGTATTAACTACAGGTCAGGTTTTTGCCGAATCGGGTACGTTTAATCCGAGTTTTACGCTTGGTAGTGCTATAAGAGGTTGGCGTATAGGTATACCGCAAATTAAAAAAGGTGGGAAAGTAAGATTACTGCTGCCTTCAAGATATGCTTATGGGCCATATGCGCAGCCTCAGTTGGGGGTAACGTATGGCTTAAAGGATGGGTTGCCCGGAAATTTAGTGCTTGATTTTGATATCAGCCTGTACGACGCGGTAAACTAA
- a CDS encoding FKBP-type peptidyl-prolyl cis-trans isomerase has product MKKILFSVLALAVVALASCRKGDVDPDIKQYDEEQIQNYIKTNGITGMQRDTSGVYYKVLKEGTGAALQYADSINLVFTLSTFDGRYASVDTFANHYGGFLGHIQKTGYPLALQTSIYNLVKKHGGKIRLLIPSHLGYGASGVGQGSSTTNNTRIYGNQCLDYYVNVMNRLPGDNQNTYDDLVIRNYLTANALTGFQKTPSGLYYLITRQGVGTTPITDNSTVYCTYTFRLLNGYIFNEYNTAGSGAPLEVPELVDGLREAFKSLATTGTKMTIVMPSSLAYGRTALSTNNVPANSCVRFDVQVLNVTP; this is encoded by the coding sequence ATGAAAAAAATACTATTCTCGGTTTTAGCTTTAGCTGTAGTAGCACTTGCTTCTTGTCGTAAGGGGGATGTTGATCCTGACATTAAGCAATATGATGAAGAACAGATACAAAATTATATAAAAACCAACGGTATTACCGGTATGCAGCGTGATACATCCGGGGTTTATTACAAAGTTTTAAAAGAAGGTACCGGAGCTGCACTGCAATATGCTGATAGTATTAACCTTGTTTTTACATTAAGTACTTTTGATGGCAGATACGCATCGGTAGATACTTTTGCCAACCATTACGGCGGGTTCTTAGGCCATATTCAAAAGACAGGCTATCCGCTTGCATTGCAAACATCTATTTATAACCTGGTAAAAAAGCATGGCGGAAAGATCAGGTTACTTATACCATCACATTTAGGATATGGCGCGAGCGGTGTTGGGCAGGGTAGCAGTACTACCAATAATACACGCATTTATGGTAATCAATGTCTTGATTATTATGTAAACGTAATGAATAGATTACCGGGCGATAATCAAAATACCTATGATGACCTGGTGATCAGAAATTATTTGACAGCTAATGCGCTTACCGGGTTTCAAAAAACACCGTCTGGCTTGTACTATTTAATAACACGTCAGGGGGTAGGAACTACGCCTATTACTGATAATTCTACAGTTTATTGTACTTATACGTTTAGATTATTGAACGGGTACATATTTAATGAGTATAATACAGCAGGTTCTGGTGCGCCGTTAGAAGTGCCTGAGCTTGTAGATGGCCTAAGGGAGGCATTTAAAAGTTTAGCTACTACCGGTACAAAAATGACGATTGTAATGCCTTCATCATTAGCATACGGCAGAACTGCGCTAAGCACAAATAATGTACCCGCAAACAGCTGTGTACGTTTTGATGTACAGGTGCTGAATGTTACTCCATAA
- a CDS encoding cryptochrome/photolyase family protein has protein sequence MKRDTVNIFWFRRDLRLDDNAGLYHALKSDQPVLCLFIFDSEILDKLNDKKDARVGFIYDSISNVRDELQKHGSSLLVLHNSPDKAWEKVLKDYDVKEVYTNHDYEPYAKQRDEAIAKLLAKHNASLKTFKDQVIFEKGEVVKNDGKPYTVFTPYSRKWKDKLNDFYLSSYPVKKYFKNLYKTEALPLPSLKSIGFEQSGQEIPDKKYTDVIDNYAETRDFPALQGTSRIGLHLRFGTVSIRKVATDANEAREKTWLNELIWREFYMMVMHHFPQTANHAFKPEYDRIKWINDEEQFKAWCEGKTGYPIVDAGMRQLNATGYMHNRVRMITASFLSKDLLIDWRWGERYFAEKLLDYEMASNVGGWQWAAGSGTDAAPYFRIFNPEAQTKKFDPELKYIKKWVPEYADFSKYPKPIVDHAFARERCLKAFKEALSS, from the coding sequence ATGAAAAGAGATACTGTTAATATTTTCTGGTTCCGCCGCGACCTGCGTTTAGATGATAACGCCGGTTTGTATCATGCCCTTAAAAGTGACCAACCCGTACTGTGCCTGTTTATATTCGACAGCGAAATACTTGATAAACTTAACGACAAGAAAGATGCGCGGGTAGGCTTTATTTATGACAGTATAAGTAATGTGCGCGATGAACTGCAAAAGCATGGCAGCAGTTTATTGGTTCTGCATAACTCGCCCGATAAAGCATGGGAAAAGGTTTTAAAAGATTATGATGTAAAAGAGGTTTACACTAATCATGATTACGAACCTTACGCTAAACAACGCGATGAAGCCATTGCCAAACTATTGGCTAAACATAATGCATCGCTTAAAACCTTTAAAGACCAGGTAATATTTGAAAAGGGGGAAGTAGTTAAAAATGATGGAAAACCCTATACGGTTTTCACACCTTACAGCCGTAAATGGAAAGACAAACTGAATGACTTTTACCTGAGTTCCTATCCGGTAAAAAAGTATTTTAAAAATTTATACAAAACAGAAGCGCTGCCTCTTCCGTCGTTAAAGTCAATAGGATTTGAACAGAGCGGGCAGGAAATACCCGATAAAAAGTATACCGACGTGATTGATAACTATGCTGAAACGAGAGATTTCCCGGCGTTACAAGGCACATCCCGCATAGGGCTACATCTGCGTTTTGGTACGGTGAGTATACGTAAAGTGGCTACTGATGCCAATGAGGCGCGCGAAAAAACATGGTTAAATGAATTGATATGGCGGGAGTTTTATATGATGGTGATGCATCACTTCCCGCAAACTGCCAACCATGCCTTTAAACCGGAATATGACCGTATAAAATGGATAAATGATGAGGAGCAATTTAAGGCCTGGTGCGAAGGGAAAACCGGCTATCCTATAGTAGATGCCGGAATGCGCCAGCTAAACGCCACGGGGTATATGCACAACAGGGTGCGTATGATAACGGCCAGCTTTTTATCAAAAGATCTGCTGATTGACTGGCGCTGGGGTGAACGTTATTTTGCAGAAAAACTGCTGGACTATGAAATGGCCAGCAACGTAGGCGGATGGCAATGGGCGGCCGGTTCGGGTACAGATGCTGCACCTTATTTCAGAATATTTAACCCGGAAGCGCAAACCAAAAAATTTGATCCTGAATTAAAATATATAAAAAAATGGGTTCCGGAGTATGCTGACTTTAGCAAGTATCCAAAACCCATTGTTGACCACGCATTTGCGCGCGAACGATGTCTTAAAGCTTTTAAAGAGGCGCTTTCAAGTTAA
- a CDS encoding TIGR01777 family oxidoreductase, protein MSKHVLITGGTGLIGKKLTKRLLEDGYTVSHLSRSPGTDPRVATYLWDLNKGQIDEYCVEGVDTIIHLAGTGIADSRWTKKRKQDIIDSRVKSIALVYELLKKKQHTIKAVISASGVGYYSDRGDDIMTETCAPAHDFMGKCCVEWENAVGEGESLGLRVVKFRTGVVLSTKGGALPKLSAPVKLGLGAALGSGKQWMPWIHERDVIDMYIFALKHEELSGVYNMAAPEPVTNKQLTNAIADVLKRPYWLPNVPAFALKLAMGEMATVVLGSTKTSAKKIKAEGFSFSYPEVTAALKDLYKV, encoded by the coding sequence ATGAGCAAACATGTTTTAATCACCGGCGGTACGGGCCTCATCGGCAAGAAATTAACCAAACGTTTGCTGGAAGATGGCTATACGGTAAGTCATTTAAGTCGCAGCCCCGGTACCGACCCGCGGGTGGCTACTTACCTTTGGGACCTTAACAAAGGGCAGATAGATGAGTACTGCGTTGAGGGTGTTGATACCATTATACACCTGGCTGGCACAGGCATTGCCGATAGCCGTTGGACGAAAAAACGCAAACAGGATATAATTGATAGCCGTGTAAAATCAATAGCATTGGTTTATGAGCTGCTGAAAAAAAAGCAACACACAATTAAAGCGGTTATCTCAGCATCGGGTGTTGGTTATTACAGCGACCGTGGCGATGACATCATGACCGAGACCTGCGCTCCTGCTCATGATTTTATGGGCAAGTGCTGCGTTGAATGGGAAAATGCCGTAGGCGAAGGCGAAAGCTTAGGGCTACGTGTAGTAAAGTTCCGTACAGGTGTGGTGCTGAGTACTAAAGGAGGCGCTTTGCCAAAGTTGTCAGCCCCTGTAAAATTGGGTTTAGGCGCCGCTTTGGGCAGCGGCAAACAATGGATGCCCTGGATACATGAACGCGATGTTATTGATATGTACATATTTGCACTAAAGCATGAGGAGCTAAGCGGGGTTTACAACATGGCTGCTCCAGAACCTGTTACCAACAAGCAACTCACCAATGCCATTGCCGATGTATTGAAACGCCCTTATTGGCTGCCAAACGTACCTGCATTTGCACTTAAGTTGGCTATGGGCGAGATGGCTACCGTAGTGTTGGGAAGTACTAAAACATCAGCAAAAAAAATAAAGGCAGAAGGGTTTAGTTTTAGCTACCCGGAAGTTACCGCCGCATTGAAAGATCTATATAAAGTTTAA
- a CDS encoding SDR family oxidoreductase has product MKILLAGANGYIGTRLIPVLLEEDHHLVCLVRDKRRFHEQSEFSDKVELIKGDLLKEDVEPFPKDIEVAYYLVHSMSQDKNFAELEAKSAGNFVKQLDKTDCKQVIFLSGITNDENLSEHLKSRRHVEDVLREAKASLTVLRAAIIIGSGSSSFEIIRDLTEKLPVMTVPKWVETKCQPIAIRDVLGYLSGVKLNKKALDKTFDIGGPDVLSFRQMMLTYADVRHLKRKMITIPFLSPKLSSYWLYFVTSVSYSLAQSLVDSMKNETIMKDHAIDDVVKRDCLTYREALELAFEKIEQNSIVSSWRDALNNGYLTSDFMDQIKVPQNGTLRYEVNLPFKRDPVEVLNNIMAIGGSRGWYYWDWIWGFRGFIDRMVGGVGLRRGRTSNVTVSPGDVIDFWRVLLVDKNASRLLLYAEMKLPGEAWLEFKIVERDGKRNLCQVATFRPNGLWGRMYWYAMFPFHLFIFRGMANQIVNYKVAPVK; this is encoded by the coding sequence ATGAAAATATTACTTGCAGGCGCTAACGGCTATATAGGAACAAGGCTCATCCCCGTTTTACTGGAGGAAGACCACCATTTGGTATGCCTGGTGCGCGATAAACGCCGTTTCCATGAGCAAAGCGAATTTAGCGACAAGGTAGAACTCATAAAAGGCGATCTGCTTAAAGAGGATGTGGAACCTTTCCCGAAGGATATTGAGGTAGCGTACTACCTGGTTCACTCCATGTCACAAGATAAAAATTTTGCCGAGCTGGAAGCTAAATCTGCCGGAAATTTTGTGAAGCAATTGGACAAAACAGATTGCAAGCAGGTTATTTTTTTAAGCGGTATTACCAACGACGAAAACCTATCAGAACATCTTAAATCGCGCCGGCACGTTGAGGATGTGCTGCGTGAAGCTAAAGCCAGTCTCACGGTTTTAAGGGCGGCTATTATTATCGGATCGGGTAGTTCATCATTTGAAATAATACGTGATCTTACCGAAAAGCTCCCCGTAATGACGGTACCCAAGTGGGTAGAAACAAAATGCCAGCCCATTGCTATAAGAGACGTATTGGGCTATTTAAGTGGGGTTAAGCTCAACAAAAAGGCACTTGACAAAACCTTTGATATTGGCGGACCCGACGTCCTCTCATTTAGGCAAATGATGCTTACTTATGCAGACGTGAGGCATCTAAAAAGGAAAATGATAACCATTCCTTTCCTTTCACCCAAACTATCGTCTTACTGGTTATATTTTGTTACTTCCGTAAGTTATTCATTGGCCCAAAGCCTGGTAGATAGCATGAAGAACGAAACCATTATGAAGGATCACGCTATTGATGATGTGGTAAAACGGGATTGTTTGACCTACCGCGAAGCATTGGAACTGGCATTTGAAAAAATTGAACAAAACTCTATTGTTTCCAGCTGGCGCGACGCCTTGAATAATGGCTATCTCACGTCAGATTTCATGGATCAAATCAAAGTGCCGCAAAACGGAACACTCAGATATGAAGTAAACCTGCCTTTTAAGCGCGATCCGGTTGAAGTTTTAAATAATATTATGGCCATAGGCGGAAGCCGTGGCTGGTATTATTGGGACTGGATATGGGGTTTCCGTGGGTTTATTGACCGTATGGTTGGCGGCGTGGGTTTGCGCCGTGGCCGTACCAGTAATGTTACGGTATCGCCCGGAGACGTGATAGATTTTTGGCGGGTGCTGCTGGTTGATAAGAATGCCAGCAGACTATTGCTTTATGCTGAAATGAAACTACCCGGGGAAGCCTGGCTGGAGTTTAAAATAGTGGAGCGCGACGGTAAACGCAACCTGTGCCAGGTAGCTACCTTCAGACCTAACGGACTTTGGGGGCGCATGTACTGGTATGCCATGTTTCCGTTTCATTTGTTTATTTTTAGAGGCATGGCTAATCAAATTGTTAATTATAAAGTAGCACCTGTTAAATGA